CTGCAGTATTCACTGCATCCCGCCTAGCTATACAGACGGACTTCTCCACATGAACAAACTGTTGATGCCACTGTCAATGccaagtacaaacacacacacagaaagtcacAGTATTTCGAAAGAGCagcatagacagacacagatatatAACAAATGATCAAATTATTTTTCTTCATGACCATagccacacagcacagcagtaTGAGGGTAAAGGGTCGTTCACTCCAAGAATGATACCTATAACGATTACAGCAAAAAGGTACTGCTtgctaaaatgaatgacaacgtCAACACATAAACTATGGCGATAACGATTTGTGATGTGTGGACGTTGTtattcatattagctagagcAACACTTTTTTGCCGTTATCGTTCTAGTTATCATTCTTGGTAAATGTATTGATTCTCAGTAGGCGTGTGAAGATGGGGTGAAGTGTAAACAAATGAGGTCATACTCACAGTAAACATGAGCTGACAGCCCCCCAGTATGTAGTCTAGGAAGGTGTAGTCTCTTGTGATCTGTGGGCAGATCATTGTCACATATCAGGTCAACACCATTTCACCCATGCATAACCACACCATTTTATCCAAGCACATACGTGGCTACTGTATACTGCACAGTTTTCATGACTAAACCCTCCTTTTGCTACCCTGGGAATCTAGAGTTCTCTCGGAAGCATTTGCTCAGCGAGAGACTCTGGCagtgagtaatgatgcacgtaacttttgcctCTTGCATTgcggggaaccaatcacatctgtgtatctgatataggtgggccagaggcgagtgaaacagatgacagtcgtagtgttatccaattgtatcaaagtccggaatcagtcagttaacattggtcgtatagtgttatccaactgcatcaaagtccggaatcagtcagttaacACTGGTCGCATAgtcttatccaattgcgtgcagtgagattttcaaatgcacgctTGGTACCGCCCCTccagttgggccattacattattcgtggccagaccattaatctttcagatttgggtctggaatctccaggctatcCTTTTGCCACACATAATACATAAATGAACCATGGAAAAGGGCAATAGCAGAAAAATAAAATAGTCACACATAATGCTGGCAAGCAATGAGCAACAGGTTGTCTCTATGGCATGGGCAGGTTGTATTGTCCTGCCAATGCAATGAGCAACAGGTTGTCTCTATAGCATGGGCAGGTTGTATTGTCCTGTCAATAATTGATGTATTGAATGGGGATTTAAGGTTAGTATTTTAATCTGAGGCAGCGAAAATGGCACCCTTGCTGGTTTATATTCTTAATATAAAATTCAATTAAAAACGGTTACTCACAGCTTGTATGGAGCTTTACAGTGCATACataatgtgtttaaatgagGTTCTTTTTATCCACATTTTGTGTTTCAACTCAAATGCTCAGAGTAAGCGCACTAATTGCATCTTAGGCAAGAACTGtcttaaatgtatttgttcaaagggatttgtcttcttcttcttttttttacctTGCAAGACTTCACAACGATGATCCCAGAGTTTTTGtagttctttttcttcttctgtttcTTGGGATTAATGCATTCAAACTCAACCTGAAATTGGAgagtaatgtttttaaaatctCACATTATTATTTACTCACATTTAAATTATGTTACACTACAAGGGCATGCCAGACCACATCAGTATGAGCCTACAAATCCAGCATAACAACAACACAATAGTGAAACATCATGGAATTAGATTGCCATTCAGACTGGGCACACATGGTTGGAGATCAAATGTTCCTCTGTTGCCTGAGGAAAGACATTATCTTTGGCATCCAAAGTGAGTCATCATTTTAGAGTAGTAACATCAGACACACAGGTTGCCACGATGTGTGTaagtctctcactctgtgtgtgcgtgtgtgtgtgtgtgtgtgtgtgtgtgtgtgtgtgtgtgcatatgtatgtgtgtgtccattatgcatatgtgtgtatgagcctgcatttgcatgtgtgtgcatgagagtctgtgtgtgtgtgtgtgtctgagagagagagagagaaagagagagagagagagagataagttaCTGAGAGGGACTGACAGGGAAGGAAgctgatccacacacacacacacacacacacacacacacacacacacaggaaagctATACATAAGCTTCACAGAGTCATGTTAACCATGAGGAACACCACACATCGGTGTGTGACTGTAATACACAGTCACGTCAGCCATGACAAAccactgcacatgtgtgtgtgagtgtgtgtgagtggaacaCGCTTCCTCACTAATGCGtgctgtgcatgcatgcctgcTTATGCCAAggcacatcaccacacacactggatgCCTGCACTAGTGAACAAGACAAGCGTTTAAAACTGATTTGCATCTCAAAAGGGCCTGTTATCTCagccacacacccctccccatatccctctctccctccctccctctctctctctctctctttctccctccattaTTTCTTCCACTCCTattcattctctgattttactgCTGGAGCTTAACACACAACACTCCCTGGGATTTACACACCACTCTAGTGAATGAGGTGTCTGTGCAGTCCTCCATGTTGCTTCCCTAACGTGAACTAGCCACATCTGCACAGCTAAGATACTACAGCAGAGATACTGCACGCACTGGTGTCAATGATCCTTCACTTAAAGCTGCTCTTTATCTGAGTGGACAGAaatcagtgttgcgcgggtttggttacaagcggcccgcggtcgcccgatattttaatcaacccgaccgcaactcggaccgcgaatattaattaggacaaaattatacccgacccgcgatccgacccgcttatttacaaaatgtgtgcttttggttatagtctgcatgcagtgtgacagtaggccatttctgtaaaacaaactaatttatttaggCATGCAGAACATAATGTTTGcgtaggagagagaatgagaataagagcgcaagcacgcacgcaaccaccaaggattagaacactaggataagatttgaaggccatggacatacatctttctttcgaaaacagaaatggtgaggcaaggtaggctagagagatacattgctggtcaaaacgttagcgtaagaactggtttataatgctgaatgaagcacaaagctttacaaaagcacatccactgtttaaagtcacaaacacaacgaactgtaacttttatgcatgcgcgaacctatacataggatgtgtagtctgtgccataacatttattcctgcaggctgcccgttttggctgtcatatttttaaatggcttcgcaagaagcaggcctacatagaccataacttactgtcatcttctttaagaacttttcccaacatttcccatagcctatatcgcttttcctgaaggggtgtctattatttttaactcgcgtcttcagcttctttactgctgactttactgtaggcctattgatgctttactgtattgatgccagccttcttgtgatattttaagtaggcctaggcctatttgtagaaaatatatatttaattaattttaactgacccgcccgcaaatgacccgaatatcattaaaatattttgtttatgactcataaccgcgggtgaccGCGGTCATCCGCGGGCAaccgcttaatttcgggcagaccgcgcaacactgacAGAAATACACTTTAGCCATGTTGTGCCACTATTGAATGGCCAGGGAGGAAATGTGGATCATTAATGAAGCAGTCCGTGACTGTGGAGAAAGGGTATTGATACTGTATAcagctgctactggaagaaactggaatccatgcatttccactgaattatttttggaatctgatcccttatcatacctgttcattcttacttgttgctcgacttatcgtgactaaattcaagatggctgcaaacgctaaacttcgtgaagatactgtctgtataaatcatcttgtaagtaaactaccagtgctttttcaaagttctcaatgtctcgttttaaatgtcagggccctcggaagtctaccaatgaagtgtggagatacattgagcctcgtaaatgtgtgtaaaacagtgatttatttgcatggctagcccgatgccgaagcaccactattgaataagctgttggtagcatcggctaactagcgccagattttggagtgcaggggacaagctgagatgggctatgagacatacgttcacactcggtatcatgtttcaatacactttaggtcaatatcacaccggaattctcctttaatgactTGTACGGAAGGTGACAGTAGTGTAACGGAGGCAAACTGAGCTAGCGTGccagttgcccgtgtaaatccttacacccctaaccttaagaacgcttctaaacgctgagttggaagcctgagcttttagctcagtggttagagcgttcgactcccatgccggtgtgcgggttcgagggccgtgagcggcggacgaataACGACCTCGGTTACAGTAGCAtggatctggctctgatctgataCGGCTAATGAAGACCAGAACATCGGTCTCTCAGCACTCATGGAGCACTGGGCTGATCTTTCAagaaatgtaaacaaacaaacaaacaaacttttccaaaaATAAGGACGCGAAAGAGAAGCCGGATACCTGCCCTTCCACCACACCCACCTCCAAGGAATTCTGAGCTTCGCTCATCTTGGTGACAGTGGTCTGAAACTCTCCAATGAAATCATGGCCTCCATCATTGTCATAGTCGTAGCACAacacctgcaaaacacacaagaCAACACTGTACATGTTTCCTCAGCAAGAACTAGAGAGAAATGTCTAATATTGCTGTACACATTTTGTAGACTAATGCGTATTGTACAATTTTCTCATTGTGTTTTTTTCatcatgtttgttttttcctATTTTAATACCTTGACTATAAACTATATAAATAATAGAACGAGAAGGAGAAAATACAACACACAGTATGAGAACATCTGATGAACCACACAACTGTGGTTCACATTTAGTCTGCTAGGCATGTTGTCATGTGACAGACCTTAATGTTTCTGTCCACATCGCCATTACAGAGTGAGATGAGGGGCACAGTAAACGATTTCCAGACTGGATCCAGGGTGTTCTTTATCACCTAAAGACAAACAACAGGTTCAAAATGAAAAAGCATGTTGTAGCTGTATCTTAGCATCTTAATAACTACatagcatgtaggctacatgtattCCATGTCATATgatagcataattagcataactACAAAGCATAACTGCATTAACTGCATAACTCTGAACATCTGAAGTGCAGACTGCATAGCACTTCagccaaaagtatttgcatcgCCTCTATTTGGGGACATGATAAATTGCTGACTGTCCATCTTTAAGCAGTCTGCTGTGGACTCTGGGCATGCAAAATACATCTGACCCTTTATCATCAGGGTCTGGTGATGCATCCACTCATTCCTCTCTGGCATGACATTAGCTCCCCACACACATGGGGTCAATCATTGTTGGGTGCATGACAAATTGGCAGCCCAGTGTGGTGCAGTTCTGGACATGACTATTTCAGAGAACCAGAAGGGTGAATTATGAAGCAAGGCTACTGGCTTACACAGGTAACTTCAGGAGTAACACCTCATCTTCAAACAACATGCTACTTTAGAAACAATAGCTGCTTAGTGCAGTGTTCAGTGGTTAGGCTACTCCCAAAGTAGAGATCAGTGGTTAGGCTACTCCCAAAGTGACCCGGGTTAGCCAGCTaactcgcaattttgtccaaccCTCAGGCGCCTGAGAGTGATGATACGTTCTTCTGTTACCTCTGTTCTGTGGACCAGCATCCATTTCCCGTCATCACCCTGCTTGTGGAACTCGAGGTAGGGGTCAGACTTGCCAAAAAAGTCCTAAAATTCACAAGGACAGAGTCAGATAACAGAGTCACTGTTGAGTTTACCTTTCTATGCGACatgtcagacagacacagaagtTCCAAACTCCCACCTTCTTGTCCAACTTTCTCCCACACATATTCAGAGTTATTATTCTGTTGTCGGAGAGCTCTTGGGCAGTTATCTGAAACAGAAATAAAACTTAGCAATGCTGAAACTGTCCACTTACTGTCACATTGGTTAGCGCATGGGCAATATTTTACTGTAAGAactgtacaacaacaacaacaacaacaacaacaacaacgacaacaacaacaaattgaAGCTAACACTCAATCTAACACAGTAGCTAATAGAGTCTGGAGATCTCACCGTGATTGCCCCCTTCCCAGCAGGCTTGCCATTGGCTAAGATCAGCGGCCGCTGCAGCTTTTTATTGGACACAATCTGCAGGTAGAACAGTACAGTGAGTGACTAGATCAGTTCTGTGCATGGGGAAGTGATGATGACTGGAGGGACTCATTGGGGAAGTGGTGAATGAGGGTATTTggcattaaaggttgtatcagcgatttcaggcccaaaaaaaggcccaaacataaatgatcacattcatctaatctttcctaacgatccgctagctacTTGCCCCATAAGCAGAccgtcaaaaaaacgcgtctctgtaggcagcctaggctccgagatttgtacacaaaaacaattgctaccaacaagggtcggcaaccactcaaaggcaaaataaagtgtttcaaccaataactgatgagatgcgcgtttaggagagtttcaattgcacgggagggagggggagggagtagcgagttagctctctgttttgtttgaacatcaacagaagtgacgttaccccgccaTCCGACCTTTAACAAGTGAAATCCATGATTCGTCGTGAATGAGAGATTTTGGCCCATTCGTCCCCAGGTAAGTATGCTATTATCAGTCAAGGGGTAGGCTATtggttactttcactttcagaaGCAGGTTCTACAAATGAAAAGTATAGCATACTATATACTGATCCTAATACCAGGCTACTGCTGCACAAGCAGGGGGGATGATTAATAAACTCTGACTTAGTCTCAGGTCACGGTGTCGAGTCATAAAGTTCCACACAAAAACCTCCATCTTGTGTTCTTAAATGTTAACGCTACCAAGCTCTTTGTTAGCAGTCTGATAGTTATTTTATAGAGAAGGACCTGATCTGAACCTACCACTCCCAGAGTGCAGGTGAACTCGCCCAAGAAGTCGTGTTCGTGAAGCTGAGCACTGCACTTGTCCTCGTCAAACATGGCGAACTTGAGCTTCTGCACCTCTTCGAAGCGGTAGTCCACCTGGAACTTCACCCCAAACACAGGGTTCAAATTGTTCACGGCAGTCTCCGTCCGACCAAGCTGCCCAAAGAAacaagaggtcaaaggtcagaacaaatgagggggggggggcagatatgGGGAATAGGACTGGGCATGACATGACATGGATTCAAACCCAGAACAGTGTGGGTGCTTAGGCTGCATATGGTAAGGGATACTGACACTGCTGTGATGTGATGGCTAACAATGACGGATTACGATTATCCACAGTCTTTGCTGTCCACACAGTATGAGGAGAGTTTATAGGCTTGGTTATTCACTCTTTTCCATTAGTAACCATTAGGATTCCAAGCTTATACCCCTATGGGAACCAATTCTTTTGGGATCAGTCATTTTATGAGTGGATGACTTAATTTCATATGGTTGCCATGGCCTTCATGTAAAGAAAAACGCCCCCATAAAATGATTTAAATGGCTACAAAAATCACATCTGAGGGCTCTCTCCCCTGATACAGAAGATAATTTCGGATGCTGACAGACAAACCCCCTTCCTGAGTTTCATCGTGTCCCTTTCCTCTCCACCCGCCATCGCCAGCCTCTCCCAGCGCGGTGTGATCACACCTACCCCCTGTCGCCCCTGCATCCCAGCTGacaatccccacacacacacacacacacacacacacacacacacaccaagtgtgGTGACACATGTGCGAGAAATCCCTTCTAAAACCACAGCGCCTgggtaatgtgtatgtgtatgagtgtgtttgtgagtgtgagagtgtgcgtgtatgagtgtTAATATGTGACTGCTTGAAGTAATAGAAGTCTAATCCCATGGGAggctccatgtttgtgtgatttatgtgtgtgtgtttgcacaaaaTGGCAATGGCATGAGAGAACGGGAATGTGTGAGAATCGCAGCTTTAGGAGGAGCACTTTCTTTAAGCCGTTCACACAACCTGCAACTACAGCACGACCAATTGCCTGGGAGCAAGAAGCTTTAAGCTCAACAGAAAATACTCATGACCATCCCCTTTTAAAAATCAGTTCTATTTTCCTCACACTCCTTGAGTCCTGCGTTTTCAAAGACATGCAGGTTTGAGAAACAGGAACGAGATGTTACAGGAGATACACTAGACATTTCCTTTCCAGAATAGTCTATCGCATCATTCAGTTTTATTTTCTAATTCCCTCATAGCATCTTTTCCTCTGAGAATCCCCCcgcccccccgacacacacacacacacacacacacacacacacacacacacacacacacactctctgtctaaGCTATCTGCTCCATCGCTTTCCTCTTCACCGAAAAtcactgagaaaaaaaacataattcctTTGTTTCCCTCCGTGTTTCCATGGCGACGGCACGGCTTGCAAAGCAGTGATTTCATGTTTAGGCTTGCCCTATTGACCAGCAGTGCGGGGCTTATGCTAATCAAGCCCAGCATGGTGCAGTACTGAAGAGAAGCGCTCACTGTCCACACCAGGAGGGCAGCCTGTAGAGTCACACAGCCCCGGGCTAaacaacgcaaacacacacacatacagtatatacgtgggcacacacacacacacacacacacacacacacacacacacacacacacacacacacacttgtgctcaAAGATGTTGGCTATGAGCCAGCCTTTCCCTCTCtagtctctcttctctgtctgatTTCGATTTGAACTCTTAAAACCCTCCACTAGCATTTCTCTCATCCGCATCTGCCAACATCTCTACTCGTtccaccctcctcttcctcatcctgtCCTTGCCTCCGTTCACGTCCGTGCCCTGCGTTTTATACGTTTTCATTGTTCAGTCATTTTATCTAGTCAGATGTGAACAGTAACATCTTGAGCAGAAGGGCAGCGGAAACATTCCTCAAGACATGGACTCGTTTTCTTTTCCTCCATCACAATTTCCTCTCTTCAATTGCTTCCTTCTgttttccatctctctgtttctgctgCCTCTTCCCATATAGTTTGCTGGGAATGATGTTTATTGCTACGGGCACTAGCATGTGCACAAAGGCATCTTatactaatttattttaatGAGTATGGAGGAATCATTGCATATACTGTAGCCACATGCACATACGTAACCAACAAAGCCTGTCTATGAGCCTCGATGGATTGAATTCAGTTCAGTCGCCTATTCTGCTGTGTTTGATACAGACAGAGTTGTATAAAGTATCCGAAACAAACTCTTGAGTAGAAGTACAGACATTTGATCAGAAAatgacttaagtaaaagtaatctATAAGCATACCATtcaagtaaaagtcttaaagtatctatTATTTGCAGTACTTAAGTATGACAAGTAGCAAAACAAACTTAAGTACTGAAAGTACAAAGTACAAGTAAAAGCATTGCCATATTCATATTCTATGCTCATCCACTTTCATCACTGCTGGGATTATCCCCTTCTACTCCATTGTATTTCTATGTACCTTCACCTACCCCATGGGGCAACTATGTACCTCCACCTACCCCAGTGGGCAAGTCTGCTCATAACTCACCTCCACCCAGTTGCCCTCCACCTCGTGGAAGAGCACGCAGAAGGGGTCGGACTTGGAGGCCACATCCCGGTCCAGCAGGCTGGCGCCGCACACGGACAGCTCCACCTTGGTGATGCAGTGCTTGGGCACTATGGCAGGGCCGGAGTCGGACCCGGAGCCGAGCGTGTAGGCCATACAGGCTGGACTCCCAcaacctgaggacacacacatgtatacaaacatgtgtattacacaaacacatcacagatgcaaactactcacacacagtgcagatgcacgttatacacacacagaatacacacacacacacacacacacacacacacacacacatacattatggCTCAGTGTGGCCATGACCAAAATAATCACATTGGATATCACTGAGTAACTTGAATCTTTGCACATAATAATGTGAAAAATAGACTAATAgcctaaaacaaataaaacagcatTATAGAGCCATTACATGTGCGTCTATAGCTCTTCAGGCTGACGCTTAGTGTCTACTGACTAGTACTGCTGCCTTTATAAATCAATCCAAATTGACACACTATGGTAATGTTACATCCCTATTAAGAACAATACACAGTTCAGTGTATGACCACACATGAtcaaacacatatacatacgtATAGAGGATATTTAAAAACAGACACCAAGATGGAGAGATGTTGCCAGGACAACACCACTTGCCAGGCCTGTGCACTGTACCAAAAGCAGACACAACCTCTCGTTTCCCTCACAGATTAACGAAGAACACACTCCGGGCGGTCCACTGTGGCCACGCTTCACCGAACTCACAAAAGAACACACTTCAGTGACTCTGAACCAGGGACACGCGCGCACCTTCACATACATGATTCGCACACATGACTCGGACGGTCAGCGGCTTTGTTATCATACTGAGAGCAAGAATGTTAATGACTGATCACATCAcaggggttagggagggaggaagggagagagagagagagaaagattaaaATCCTCAGTGACAGACTCTGATGATAAGTGAGGAGACTGTGTGAGCTCATATTATGTACACTTAATTGGTAGGAATGTTCTGCATCTCACTGGGTCTGTTAGTATCAAGGACGCATGCTGCGCAGTTGTTCAATATCTCACCTGTACCATacgattaacacacacacacacaccacacacacacactcacacacagctagAAACTGGCATGCTAGGACAAGGAGATTCTATTGAGGTTGCTTGTTGCTAAGATACTGATGTATTAATGTACAAGTCACTCTGTCAGTACATTGCTGTGACAAAGATCATGGAATTGCCAATGACCGGTACTGTAATACAGAATATGACATTACAGATGATTCTAACCCAGTGCGAATGCAGTGTGAGAAGTCACAAGAAAGGTGTGTTTGTGGATAGAAAACACATTGCTAAATTGTTGAATATGTATGGGTTACACCACATGCATTTTCAAATAATATTGAGACCTTTTTTCTTTCAATTTCTATCAATTTCTATCAATATTCATGCCTTTGGACACTCACTGAACTATGTGACAGAGTAAGCTTTTAGCTTGGCTTCAGTTTTGAGAAAACAACAGTATAATTTGCAATACATGCTATAAACTGAAAGAATATTGTAGTGGCTTTAGTTGTTTAGCATTCAGTTCAAAATACCGCAGCAAACTGTCAGCAAGGCTTTCCTCGTCTCAACAGAAAGCTCCACTCTCATGACCcacatatggaccctttcaagagagttccattatcagcatcatagttggccccacaagacttcctttttaacattccatatgttatcttaatgcagaggaagtagattggggcccaaatagaac
This DNA window, taken from Alosa sapidissima isolate fAloSap1 chromosome 11, fAloSap1.pri, whole genome shotgun sequence, encodes the following:
- the cpne2 gene encoding copine-2 isoform X2 produces the protein MAYTLGSGSDSGPAIVPKHCITKVELSVCGASLLDRDVASKSDPFCVLFHEVEGNWVELGRTETAVNNLNPVFGVKFQVDYRFEEVQKLKFAMFDEDKCSAQLHEHDFLGEFTCTLGVIVSNKKLQRPLILANGKPAGKGAITITAQELSDNRIITLNMCGRKLDKKDFFGKSDPYLEFHKQGDDGKWMLVHRTEVIKNTLDPVWKSFTVPLISLCNGDVDRNIKVLCYDYDNDGGHDFIGEFQTTVTKMSEAQNSLEVEFECINPKKQKKKKNYKNSGIIVVKSCKITRDYTFLDYILGGCQLMFTVGIDFTASNGNPRESSSLHYINPLGSNEYLSAIWAVGQIIQDYDSDKMFPALGFGAQLPPDWKVSHEFAINFNPTNPFCSGVEGIVQAYSNCLPHIRFYGPTNFAPIINHVARFASQALQQDTAACLMSLPASTLESQTSDVASQGRAAGLLNTGHHWCLLRGSSTSRCSSLRME
- the cpne2 gene encoding copine-2 isoform X1, which gives rise to MAYTLGSGSDSGPAIVPKHCITKVELSVCGASLLDRDVASKSDPFCVLFHEVEGNWVELGRTETAVNNLNPVFGVKFQVDYRFEEVQKLKFAMFDEDKCSAQLHEHDFLGEFTCTLGVIVSNKKLQRPLILANGKPAGKGAITITAQELSDNRIITLNMCGRKLDKKDFFGKSDPYLEFHKQGDDGKWMLVHRTEVIKNTLDPVWKSFTVPLISLCNGDVDRNIKVLCYDYDNDGGHDFIGEFQTTVTKMSEAQNSLEVEFECINPKKQKKKKNYKNSGIIVVKSCKITRDYTFLDYILGGCQLMFTVGIDFTASNGNPRESSSLHYINPLGSNEYLSAIWAVGQIIQDYDSDKMFPALGFGAQLPPDWKVSHEFAINFNPTNPFCSGVEGIVQAYSNCLPHIRFYGPTNFAPIINHVARFASQALQQDTAAQYFTLLIITDGVISDMDDTRHAVVQAAKLPMSIIIIGVGNADFAAMEFLDGDSSVLRSYTGEEAVRDIVQFVPFRDFRNAPKETLAKSVLAELPQQVTQYFKQRNLSPSNTVPDEA